The following proteins are co-located in the Psilocybe cubensis strain MGC-MH-2018 chromosome 5, whole genome shotgun sequence genome:
- a CDS encoding Synaptojanin-2, producing MADRLPQYPMFNGNLLQQQQQQQQAQQQQQQAQQQQQQQQQQIQHQAQQQMQDNSQGGPQSIMDQTRVWQQIQQMNQQFNNRTSGAPPDINSPQFAEIMKRSQSISQQNHAARAQQQQQYQQQQQQQFGMPQMNPAGAVLGGSAANQPSFHDASSVHPQPNHVQAGFPNMGAMSSGNANQPRMPFQNPSVSRQLELINMAQNQQPQNGPVKITQQQLQQQQHLNQLREQQQAVQQQAQQQAQQQAQHAQQQQQQQQQQQQAQQAQHQQQQQFANGMNHSSSGDIFSSPGMSNEALRRPSPHPANMPQPPTGVQPQPGPMMNPANMPNRIGLAEAGNRITQARNAIAQMELVLQNATQQLNAVRGTPQELAIATKHREFTNDLVKRKEILARMINGYTQMQLQNKQAQMSQVNANANPSAGGPAPGQQSWMGPHHNPTPSFDGPPMVRNPLNQQQLQAGAMQPTPSLPQQQPQGGNPGFVPPRSGPTPQHPGQPGPQQAGSPFNPLQPAISVGGVGQFAMPSSAQPPVAGPSQPNVMGVVPSNMGTLMPFDKPRFDAAYKAFCAKRNIKIEPRLLVVDNRPLDLYRLHVEVIKEGGVNKVDQKDNWWSVIGARLGFVQFPGTEAEPAKSGPAIAQQLAHVYKEYLTAFEQWYTTQAFETSKKIQMMSSNNFQSQMLARLGPQQMQNMIQMAHVSVADLHAQGIDEKTIQFVETNRAHLQRAAQEQKSFQARLRNVNQALHAPGGMPPQVPDQNGAQQIPRAPGIGQSPSFGQNPGAPGGQMLGASLNPAMAAAARQQHFLQQQQLAQQQQQQQHQQQQQQQMQQQQMQQQLLNAGAQAQGLNQSRVPGPNRIGPDNIYQRMKNDYLTMHIPKLPTLDNPGEQRHEFNELLETMFRQCQDAEQKIQMIVTLIKNDELIKKLVSIVAIVQQQRSMLSTSNPRFIVTFDTLRNMSQELQRICDIIANWFNNIRQRLPNSNPHMQMHLQQLQQQQQQQQQAQAQAQAQQQQQQQQQQISQQPPMLNPAIPQQNMMGTPEMQNRMPIPQQPPNLGPSPQQMTSALRPPPILQQPPAKRVPKPPQAPGVAAASTPSPAPVPTVSTPVSSAQTPTAVASSPPAGKSPKTRAAPQKSKAPPQPKRKTSKAQGVPPVVPLSTTESSQPVASTSSGNVKRAREEDEFATGDNGLPSSSSVVVDEPSPPKRAKTEWEQQPSEEMLKEKEAVENIKTEEEATAFFEQMADFIKSQSQTELTTDISDTLDMILKGYGQVPSEEPVPADFEEFFDFSFGADDDVKALTPDLVSSSSTNPSPESNHEADVNHIFSSTSSEVKKEEPPSDPTRLGLWKDIDGGEGAYYQPNEWKWESPMPTSEQPWAIYNPSAVPSTTFARPGDAALRYTPHHYDPKCFKVRILTWNMHDSLPKGELEELFGKVPLYNTAATKSGTFPQLPNDANHPYHLVVVAGQECPTPSGIPMGLAASFKILDKDRDKSKEFDRETERPREKERNDDPKLDEDAEYPPVGWTSMVEDYLCHCGGVTSRTGSPSTSDVGFPRPLMRQKSSKETRKGPYQLLIKERLMGIYMAVYIYRDLKPFVRGMSKSAVTAGLIGGRVGNKGGVGISLNIDGTTFLFLNAHLAAHEGRSHHRLANLSKIKAELSVEDFLSADDHRTVAEDLTDRFDFTFLCGDLNFRLDISRLHADWLISRQEYKQAFEFDQLHALMKKGDYFKGFSEAPINFPPTFKYDVLRTLKRSKTSSRSKLSLLGERSGHVAEVDERETEETEDEDVEGASLASSAVTSTVSRPATENGQEDEAYFYTSASSPTSVPSEKESVASPKLTKAKVKWLSILSPSLTAFPGKLSKSRNSDRHVLPPTPTTATRSVPQSPLRVTTPEAGKRRFLRPPPMILVNSSGSQVTPTDDAGVEEKGVYDSSHKKRVPSWCDRILWKTTVQPDPVSEDIYSPESAQRSRSRVGHFLANAFRPPSARTAWDSNTPQGTGLFSGDAGKTPTDAIISPAISRVRFGSPIPPIDLRSPTGIHVHAESKPRRANTAASPPPTAPAYEHPSRRFNTLDGLESPSSADRPHSATPSIWRFLPSFLSPTHANQGAQAPEASPNLPPSAPLPRKGDVVCLTYDTLDDRGMRRLEGRSDHRPVIGSYALYV from the exons ATGGCAGATCGTCTGCCCCAGTATCCCATGTTTAACGGCAacctcctccagcagcagcagcagcagcaacaggcccaacaacagcagcaacaggcccaacagcagcagcaacagcagcaacagcagatCCAACACCAGGCCCAACAGCAAATGCAGGACAACTCTCAAGGTGGCCCCCAGTCTATCATGGACCAGACCCGTGTCTGGCAGCAGATCCAGCAGATGAACCAGCAATTCAACAACAGGACCTCAGGTGCGCCCCCCGACATCAACTCTCCCCAG TTCGCCGAGATTATGAAACGCTCCCAGTCCATCTCTCAGCAGAATCATGCTGCCCGagcacaacagcaacagcaataccagcagcagcagcaacagcaattCGGGATGCCACAGATGAATCCAGCAGGCGCTGTTCTCGGTGGATCCGCCGCCAACCAACCTTCCTTCCACGATGCCTCCTCCGTCCAccctcaacccaatcatGTCCAGGCTGGCTTTCCGAATATGGGCGCAATGTCTTCGGGAAACGCCAATCAACCTCGCATGCCTTTTCAAAATCCCAGCGTCAGCCGCCAGCTTGAGCTGATCAACATGGCACAGAACCAGCAGCCTCAGAACGGTCCGGTCAAGATTACCCAGCAACAGctgcagcaacaacagcaccTCAACCAGCTGCGTGAGCAGCAGCAAGCAGTGCAGCAACAGGCTCAACAACAGGCTCAACAACAGGCTCAGCATgcccagcaacaacagcaacagcaacaacagcaacaacaagcGCAACAAGcgcaacatcaacaacaacaacagttTGCTAATGGGATGAACCATTCATCTTCAGGTGATATATTTTCGTCGCCTGGGATGAGCAACGAGGCGCTCCGCCGTCCATCGCCTCATCCCGCTAACATGCCCCAGCCCCCTACCGGCGTGCAACCGCAGCCGGGGCCGATGATGAACCCCGCTAATATGCCTAATCGGATTGGTCTCGCTGAAGCTGGTAATCGCATCACTCAAGCCCGCAACGCGATCGCACAAATGGAACTTGTGCTTCAAAATGCCACTCAGCAGCTGAACGCTGTCCGGGGCACCCCTCAAGAGTTGGCAATCGCAACAAAACATAGGGAGTTTACAAACGACCTGGTAAAGAGGAAAGAAATCCTTGCGCGAATGATCAATGGATACACGCAGATGCAACTGCA GAACAAACAAGCTCAGATGTCGCAGGTGAACGCCAATGCGAACCCCAGCGCTGGTGGTCCTGCCCCAGGCCAGCAGTCTTGGATGGGCCCGCATCACAACCCGACGCCATCATTTGATGGCCCTCCGATGGTCCGCAACCCGTTGAACCAGCAACAACTTCAGGCGGGAGCGATGCAGCCAACGCCATCTCTTCCGCAACAGCAACCACAGGGGGGCAACCCGGGTTTTGTGCCGCCTCGGTCTGGTCCGACCCCACAGCATCCTGGACAGCCGGGGCCACAACAGGCCGGAAGCCCTTTCAATCCGCTGCAGCCGGCGATAAGCGTCGGTGGTGTTGGCCAGTTTGCCATGCCGTCAAGTGCCCAACCGCCCGTAGCGGGACCGTCTCAGCCAAATGTTATGGGTGTGGTTCCTTCCAATATGGGAACTCTCATGCCGTTCGACAAGCCTCGGTTTGACGCGGCGTACAAGGCGTTTTGTGCAAAGCGCAATATCAAGATTGAGCCGAGGTTACTTGTAGTTGACAATCGCCCACTCGATTTATATCGCCTGCATGTAGAGGTGATTAAAGAGGGCGGAGTTAATAAG GTTGACCAGAAGGACAACTGGTGGAGCGTTATTGGTGCTCGGCTTGGGTTTGTGCAATTCCCTGGCACTGAAGCAGAACCGGCCAAATCAGGCCCGGCCATCGCGCAACAGCTAGCTCATGTCTACAAAGAATATCTGACCGCGTTCGAGCAATGGTACACTACACAGGCGTTTGAAACCTCCAAAAAGATACAGATGATGTCCTCGAACAACTTCCAGAGTCAGATGTTGGCGCGCCTGGGCCCGCAGCAGATGCAAAACATGATCCAGATGGCACACGTATCCGTTGCAGACCTGCACGCGCAAGGCATCGATGAGAAGACGATCCAGTTTGTGGAAACTAACCGTGCGCATCTGCAACGCGCGGCCCAGGAGCAAAAGTCGTTCCAAGCGCGGCTACGCAATGTCAACCAGGCTCTCCATGCGCCCGGGGGTATGCCACCACAGGTGCCAGACCAGAACGGTGCGCAGCAGATCCCACGCGCGCCGGGTATTGGTCAGTCGCCGTCGTTTGGGCAGAACCCTGGAGCTCCTGGAGGACAGATGCTCGGTGCTTCGCTTAATCCGGCGATGGCGGCTGCCGCCCGCCAACAGCATTtcttgcagcagcagcaactcgcgcaacagcaacagcagcaacaacatcagcaacaacagcaacagcagatgcaacagcaacagaTGCAACAGCAGTTGTTGAATGCCGGTGCGCAGGCTCAAGGGTTGAATCAGTCGCGAGTGCCTGGTCCCAATCGCATTGGACCTGATAATATTTACCAGAGGATGAAGAATGATTATCTTACAATGC ATATCCCTAAACTGCCCACTTTAGACAATCCTGGGGAACAGCGTCACGAGTTTAATGAACTTTTAGAGACCATGTTCCGCCAGTGCCAGGATGCAGAACAGAAAATCCAAATGATTGTAACTTTGATAAAGAACGATGAACTTATCAAGAAGTTGGTGTCCATT GTCGCTATTGTTCAACAACAACGGTCCATGTTATCGACTTCCAACCCTCGCTTTATCGTCACTTTTGACACTCTGCGCAACATGTCTCAAGAGTTGCAACGCATTTGTGATATTATTGCCAATTGGTTCAACAACATCCGGCAGCGTTTGCCAAACTCTAATCCACATATGCAAATGCACTTGCAACAattgcaacaacaacaacaacagcagcagcaggctcaagctcaagctcaagcacaacagcaacagcaacagcagcagcagcaaattTCTCAACAGCCTCCCATGTTGAATCCTGCCATCCCCCAGCAGAACATGATGGGTACACCCGAGATGCAGAACCGCATGCCTATACCTCAGCAACCTCCCAATCTCGGCCCGTCACCACAGCAGATGACCTCTGCCCTTCGCCCTCCCCCTATCCTCCAACAACCCCCGGCCAAGAGGGTACCCAAACCACCACAAGCACCTGGTGTGGCTGCTGCTTCGACGCCTTCTCCCGCTCCCGTACCAACCGTCTCAACTCCGGTTTCGAGCGCGCAAACGCCGACTGCAGTCGCTTCGTCTCCCCCAGCTGGGAAATCTCCTAAAACACGTGCGGCGCCTCAGAAATCTAAAGCGCCACCTCAACCCAAGCGGAAAACATCAAAGGCGCAGGGAGTGCCACCTGTTGTCCCTCTGTCAACGACTGAGTCGTCTCAACCTGTGGCATCGACAAGCAGTGGCAATGTCAAACGTGCTcgcgaagaagatgaatTTGCCACGGGGGATAATGGGCTaccttcgtcttcttctgttGTTGTAGATGAGCCTTCTCCACCAAAACGCGCCAAGACAGAGTGGGAGCAGCAGCCAAGTGAGGAGAtgttgaaagagaaggaggcggTCGAAAACATCAAgactgaagaagaagctaCCGCGTTCTTTGAACAGATGGCAGACTTTATCAAGAGTCAAAGTCAGACCGAGTTGACGACGGATATTTCAGATACCTTGGATATGATTCTGAAAGGCTACGGGCAAGTCCCTTCGGAGGAACCTGTGCCAGCTGACTTTGAGGAATTCTTTGATTTCTCCTTTGGCGCGGATGATGATGTGAAGGCGTTGACTCCCGACTTGGTATCGTCGTCCTCGACAAACCCTAGCCCAGAGTCCAACCACGAGGCAGATGTGAACCATATTTTCTCATCAACCTCTAGCGAGGTCAAAAAGGAAGAGCCTCCCTCGGATCCTACGCGATTAGGTCTATGGAAGGATATAGACGGAGGGGAGGGCGCGTATTACCAGCCGAACgaatggaaatgggaaaGCCCGATGCCTACCTCAGAACAACCCTGGGCGATATATAATCC ATCCGCCGTCCCTTCGACTACATTTGCGCGTCCTGGAGACGCTGCATTGCGATATACACCACATCACTACGACCCCAAGTGCTTCAAAGTTAGAATACTGACATGGAATATGCATGACTCTCTCCCAAAG GGAGAACTAGAAGAGTTGTTTGGCAAGGTGCCTCTGTACAACACTGCAGCTACGAAATCTGGCACGTTTCCCCAACTCCCTAACGATGCGAATCATCCATACCATCTGGTCGTTGT TGCTGGCCAAGAATGTCCTACGCCATCGG GCATACCTATGGGACTTGCTGCTAGTTTCAAGATCTTGGACAAAGATAGAGACAAATCAAAAGAGTTCGACAGGGAGACTGAACGGCCAAGGGAAAAGGAACGGAATGATGATCCTAAACTGGACGAAGACGCTGAATACCCGCCTGTTGGATGGACCTCGATGGTTGAGGATTACCTGTGTCACTGCGGTGGAGTGACGAGTCGCACCGGTTCTCCTTCAACTTCAGATGTTGGATTTCCCCGACCGCTCATGAGACAAAAGTCGTCAAAGGAAACGCGGAAAGGACCGTACCAGCTGCTCATCAAGGAACGTCTTATGGGGATCTATATGGCTGTATACATTTACCGTGATCTCAAACCTTTCGTTCGAG GCATGTCTAAATCTGCCGTTACAGCTGGTCTGATTGGCGGACGAGTGGGCAATAAGGGAGGTGTTGGGATCAGTCTCAATATTGACGGGACcacttttttgtttttgaatgCACATCTAGCTG CACATGAGGGAAGAAGTCATCATCGCCTAGCAAATCTTTCCAAGATCAAG GCCGAATTGTCTGTGGAAGACTTTCTATCTGCTGATGATCACCGCACCGTTGCTGAAG ATTTAACGGACCGCTTTGATTTTACATTCCTTTGTGGAGACCTCAACTTTAGACTGGATATTTCACGCCTTCATGCTGACTGGCTTATTTCTCGGCAAG AATATAAGCAAGCATTCGAATTCGATCAGCTCCACGCTCTAATGAAGAAAGGAGATTATTTCAAGGGGTTCTCTGAAGCTCCAATCAACTTTCCTCCAACTTTCAAATATGACGTCTTGCGTACCCTCAAACGTTCAAAGACGAGCTCTCGTTCTAAACTCTCCCTCCTCGGAGAGCGGTCAGGGCATGTTGCAGAGGTTGATGAACGCGAAACGGAGGAaacagaagatgaagacgtAGAAGGCGCATCTCTTGCATCCTCTGCTGTAACTTCAACTGTCTCTCGACCGGCGACCGAAAACGGGCAAGAGGATGAGGCTTATTTCTACACCTCAGCATCTTCCCCCACATCTGTCCCGAGCGAGAAGGAATCTGTCGCTTCTCCTAAACTAACTAAAGCAAAAGTTAAATGGCTCTCTATATTATCACCCTCTTTAACGGCCTTTCCTGGTAAATTGTCGAAGTCCAGGAATTCTGACCGGCATGTTCTTCCTCCGACACCTACCACTGCCACTCGTTCGGTGCCACAGTCACCCTTACGAGTCACTACTCCGGAGGCCGGCAAACGTCGTTTCCTACGGCCGCCACCAATGATCCTCGTCAACTCCTCTGGGTCTCAGGTTACCCCCACCGACGATGCGGGTGTGGAGGAAAAGGGTGTGTATGACTCTTCCCACAAAAAACGTGTTCCAAGCTG GTGTGATCGCATTCTTTGGAAGACAACTGTTCAGCCCGATCCTGTTTCGGAGGACATTTATTCCCCGGAATCGGCTCAACGTTCTCGTAGTCGCGTCGGTCACTTTCTTGCTAATGCTTTTCGGCCACCTTCTGCTCGTACAGCATGGGACTCTAATACACCGCAAGGCACTGGGCTCTTCTCTGGAGATGCGGGAAAGACCCCTACTGATGCAATCATCTCTCCAGCGATATCGCGTGTACGGTTTGGTTCTCCTATACCACCGATCGACTTGCGTTCGCCTACTG GCATACATGTCCATGCCGAATCAAAACCACGTCGAGCCAACACAGCGGCATCCCCTCCTCCCACTGCGCCTGCTTATGAACATCCATCGCGGCGATTCAACACACTTGACGGACTAGAGAGTCCTTCATCTGCTGACCGCCCGCACTCTGCCACTCCTTCAATATGGCGTTTCCTACCCTCTTTCTTATCTCCTACTCATGCCAATCAAGGTGCTCAAGCGCCTGAGGCTTCCCCTAATTTGCCACCTTCTGCTCCTCTGCCGCGCAAAGGTGACGTTGTGTGCTTGACATATGATACCCTCGATGATCGGGGGATGCGCCGTCTGGAAGGGCGAAGCGACCACAGACCGGTGATTGGGAGCTACGCTCTCTATGTCTAA
- a CDS encoding Transmembrane protein 41B → MILNRPPPIAPPAPGNASLYTLDTYPDDDDDRNPLLSPATPSYGATFPRSPAPPSSAKIIFNATLKMGLIFALSSLVLGGTLWLALPTLEEADRPLLRIPKSFVQLQQLNGLLKKYRDIFPYRIFICYVVTYLFLQAFSLPGSMYMSILGGAVWGVPRALPLACCCVATGATLCYLISAALGPALLTLPKWKAVLDKWAHKIRENKENMISFLIVLRIAPLPPHWVVNVVCPHVGIGLLPFWFSTALGILGVSVIHTTIGSGLDEMTSADDFHLISLRNFLGLAAVVVGVMIPVGLRYWFRREVESVVEEEQDEQEESEAETSHLIPEAIASVNKHSSDSSDSDSDSDLILEAGPNIIVVKDNNASSSSSRL, encoded by the exons ATGATCCTGAACAGACCCCCGCCCATCGCCCCGCCTGCCCCCGGCAACGCCTCCCTCTACACCCTCGACACCTATccagacgacgacgacgacagaAACCCTCTTCTTTCCCCCGCAACTCCCTCCTATGGCGCTACTTTTCCCCGTTCTCCAGCGCCTCCCTCCTCCGCAAAGATCATCTTTAATGCCACCCTCAAGATGGGCCTCATCTTTGCTCTCAGCTCTCTCGTCCTCGGCGGCACCCTTTGGCTTGCTCTACCCACCCTCGAAGA GGCCGACCGCCCTCTGCTGCGCATACCAAAGTCCTTTGTCCAGCTCCAGCAGCTGAATGGTCTCCTCAAAAAGTACAGAGACATCTTTCCATACCGCATATTCATCTGCTATGTCGTTACATATCTCTT TCTACAGGCCTTTTCGCTTCCAGGTTCCATGTACATGTCCATCCTAGGAGGTGCTGTATGGGGTGTCCCCCGTGCATTGCCACTCGCGTGTTGTTGTGTTGCAACAGGAGCTACGCTCTGTTACCTCATCTCCGCTGCCCTAGGCCCCGCTCTCCTTACTTTGCCTAAATGGAAAGCTGTCCTAGACAAGTGGGCACACAAGATTCGCgaaaacaaggaaaacatgATTTCATTTTTGATCGTCCTTCGTATAGCCCCTCTGCCCCCGCATTGGGTCGTCAATGTAGTCTGTCCACACGTCGGTATAGGCCTGTTGCCCTTTTGGTTTTCTACTGCGCTAGGAATCCTCGGTGTCTCTGTCATACACACAACCATCGGCAGTGGACTCGACGAGATGACGAGCGCAGATGACTTTCATCTTATCAGCCTGCGCAATTTCCTAGGTCTCGcagccgtcgtcgtcggagtGATGATTCCCGTCGGCCTGCGTTACTGGTTCCGCCGCGAGGTAGAGAGCGTAGTCGAAGAGGAGCAGGATGAACAAGAAGAATCTGAGGCGGAAACATCTCACCTGATCCCAGAGGCCATAGCGTCCGTAAATAAGCATAGTAGCGACTCGTCTGATTCAGACTCGGACTCTGATCTGATTCTCGAGGCTGGCCCGAATATCATAGTCGTAAAAGATAATAATGCGAGCAGTAGTAGCAGTAGATTGTAA
- a CDS encoding Positive regulator of purine utilization, whose protein sequence is MDPNQHLQLQQQQQQQQQQQQQQQGSQQTAPAAASKRRKRAEGGEDEAAAAAAAASEPRRLRRSHEACARCRSKKIKASPDGNFQRERCDSKHPRCTACATAGTPCNQEDRHRRTLTPRGYTERLELQLAQCDALLKRQFPGFSLDSLDELIAREGIEIPGIPPPPSPSFQLDPAIRSFRPHDHPPPQPNPKAYQQPIFAPIMHPSYGPHPIMGPYGPAPPYHHQLIQGPPPAPYNPHIHPAFQPYPQGPPPPMHQHPPPPDPVHPHPHQPLSPVMRATRGTDPNGHDMSSARALATNFGVSPAITSGLKLDAGSEEIPVDTNALPKLALHGPREAEHWISVSVPRDKTGGGPNVLSLYGPITKSPQVDIWLPKDRAFASHIVEIYFKHLNIHRPVFARKDFEKILDDLYDGVTPVYDPGHVCSIYLIFALGTLCELNHRAVAKSPEADQFLGSAVSKKLMPPNWPEHVEFFERALATKPDLYVAISSLQALILLYWYLYIERQGRTLWRLVGNLVRLSIELGLHHDPTIQMAAGTNQHIFTEEESQLRIRLWSIVLAQDRGTSILLGRPLAIAPSDTNTPQPTRAKNKNFVEFSEHFELSPAVADIQADIINSMYAPSMQSGDTIMRNATRIIKSMAAFRNNLPEKYQYYFTGTDNWSTEKKAKLVHDISEDLGLTLLKIGIARILMLRALFNSNELSYDQKHKALVDAIITSHNIIILHNQLIQFPNIAFFTSPIPLHIAAMVILYGHISEVQCLPPTTAVNDVFLALDMIPKFRWRWERKDANGGHPLIAKLVEHVMKVNLHSFVPEQKPPYLIPELDWDETKSPAIKSQHGTPTLTSAAGGYGGGPGGALYKSPHRPLNALTNPMHRAGSGGGGGGGGGGGDPDATKLVEMPSNLFYPFFPEAQVPVSNPGMNVPTILKSVAAAQDGYDGAQGYPSNRNAASAEQQDIDWMSPMHPPRSYSS, encoded by the exons ATGGATCCCAACCAGCATCTCCAgctccagcagcagcagcagcagcaacaacaacagcaacagcaacaacaaggCAGCCAGCAGACCGCCCCGGCCGCAGCGTCTAAGCGCAgaaagagagcagagggCGGGGAGGAcgaggcggcggcagcagcagcagcagcgtctGAACCGCGGCGACTGCGACGGTCGCACGAAGCATGCGCAAGATGCAGGAGCAAGAAAATAAAGGCAAGTCCCGACGGCAATTTCCAGAGAGAAAGA TGCGACTCGAAGCACCCCCGCTGCACCGCCTGCGCGACGGCGGGCACGCCCTGCAACCAGGAGGACCGCCATCGCCGCACACTCACTCCCAGGGGTTACACTGAGCGCCTCGAGCTCCAGCTCGCACAGTGCGATGCCCTCCTCAAGCGCCAGTTCCCGGGCTTCTCTCTCGACTCCCTCGACGAGCTCATCGCTCGCGAGGGCATCGAGATACCAGGCATACCCCCGCCCCCGAGCCCCAGTTTCCAGCTCGATCCCGCCATCCGTTCCTTCCGCCCCCACGACCACCCCCCGCCCCAGCCAAACCCAAAGGCATACCAGCAGCCCATCTTCGCCCCCATCATGCACCCCTCCTACGGCCCACACCCCATCATGGGCCCCTATGGACCAGCCCCTCCGTACCACCACCAGCTCATCCAGGGCCCCCCGCCCGCCCCGTACAACCCACATATCCACCCCGCATTCCAGCCGTATCCACAGGGCCCGCCCCCGCCTATGCATCAgcaccctcctcccccaGACCCAGTCCATCCGCACCCACACCAACCACTTTCTCCTGTCATGCGCGCTACCAGGGGCACAGATCCAAACGGCCACGACATGTCCAGCGCAAGGGCACTTGCTACAAACTTTGGCGTATCTCCCGCCATCACCTCAGGCCTCAAGCTCGATGCTGGCAGCGAGGAGATCCCCGTCGACACAAATGCCTTGCCCAAGCTCGCCCTCCACGGCCCCCGCGAGGCAGAGCACTGGATCTCCGTCTCCGTCCCCAGAGACAAGACCGGCGGTGGTCCCAACGTTCTTTCTCTCTACGGCCCCATCACAAAGTCGCCCCAGGTCGACATCTGGCTCCCCAAGGACCGCGCTTTCGCAAGCCACATCGTCGAAATCTACTTTAAGCATCTCAACATACATCGTCCCGTCTTTGCTCGCAAAGACTTTGAGAAAATTCTCGACGATCTCTACGACGGTGTCACTCCCGTCTATGACCCCGGTCATGTCTGCAGCATTTACCTGATTTTTGCTCTCGGTACACTTTGCGAACTGAATCATCGCGCTGTTGCAAAATCTCCAGAGGCTGACCAGTTCTTGGGCTCTGCCGTCTCCAAGAAGCTCATGCCCCCCAACTGGCCTGAGCACGTTGAATTCTTTGAAAGAGCTCTTGCCACCAAACCCGACCTCTATGTCGCAATTTCTAGCTTGCAGGCACTTATCCTGCTCTACTGGTATCTCTACATCGAG CGTCAAGGCCGCACCCTATGGCGTCTTGTCGGAAATCTAGTTAGACTGTCTATCGAGCTCGGTCTCCATCACGATCCGACCATCCAAATGGCAGCTGGCACCAACCAGCACATCTTCACCGAAGAAGAAAGCCAGCTGCGCATCCGCCTATGGTCCATCGTCCTGGCCCAAGACCGGGGGACGTCCATCCTTCTCGGGAGACCCCTCGCTATCGCCCCCTCTGACACCAACACTCCACAGCCCACGCGtgcaaagaacaaaaacttTGTCGAGTTTTCAGAGCACTTTGAGCTGTctcccgccgtcgccgatATCCAGGCTGACATCATCAACTCCATGTATGCCCCCAGCATGCAGTCCGGGGACACCATCATGCGCAACGCCACCAGGATCATCAAGAGCATGGCCGCGTTTAGGAATAATTTGCCAGAGAAATATCAATACTACTTTACTGGTACTGACAACTGGTCGACAGAGAAGAAGGCCAAGCTGGTCCATGATATCAGCGAGGATCTCGGTCTCACCCTGCTCAAGATTGGTATCGCCCGCATCCTGATGCTCCGCGCCTTGTTCAACAGCAATGAACTGTCCTACGATCAAAAGCACAAGGCTCTCGTCGATG CTATCATTACGTCGCacaacatcatcatcctccatAATCAGCTGATCCAATTCCCCAATATCGCCTTCTTCACCTCTCCTATCCCACTGCATATCGCCGCCATGGTCATTCTCTACGGCCACATTTCCGAGGTCCAGTGCCTGCCACCGACGACCGCCGTTAACGATGTCTTCCTCGCGCTTGACATGATCCCCAAGTTCCGGTGGCGCTGGGAGCGCAAAGACGCGAACGGCGGGCATCCACTCATCGCCAAGCTCGTCGAGCACGTCATGAAAGTGAACCTCCACAGCTTCGTCCCCGAGCAGAAGCCACCGTACCTCATCCCCGAGCTCGACTGGGACGAGACAAAGTCGCCCGCGATCAAGTCGCAGCACGGTACACCCACGCTCACGTCCGCCGCGGGCGGGTACGGCGGTGGGCCCGGCGGCGCGCTGTACAAGTCCCCGCATCGCCCGCTGAACGCGCTCACGAACCCGATGCATCGCGCGGGgagcggtggtggtggcggcggtggcggcggcggcggcgaccCCGACGCGACGAAGCTCGTCGAGATGCCGTCGAATTTGTTTTACCCGTTCTTCCCTGAGGCGCAGGTGCCCGTGTCGAACCCGGGAATGAATGTGCCGACCATTTTGAAGTCGGTCGCGGCTGCGCAGGACGGGTACGATGGTGCACAGGGCTACCCCTCTAACCGTAACGCGGCGTCTGCTGAGCAACAGGATATCGACTGGATGTCTCCCATG CACCCGCCTCGCAGCTATTCGTCTTGA